The following proteins come from a genomic window of Salvia hispanica cultivar TCC Black 2014 chromosome 4, UniMelb_Shisp_WGS_1.0, whole genome shotgun sequence:
- the LOC125220721 gene encoding putative receptor like protein 25, with protein MKQLESLDLSRNSLYGRIPSSLASISGLGYLDLSYNNLTGRIPDGTQLQSFNASSFVGNHLCGLPLTNSCSEGGIEEMNEKAAEIEWFYVMLSLSYAVGFSVACTALVLKKAWRVAYFGLIERMWIRFTTST; from the coding sequence AGTTGGAATCTCTCGATCTATCAAGAAACTCCCTTTATGGTCGAATTCCCAGCAGCCTTGCATCCATATCTGGTTTGGGTTATCTAGACTTGTCTTACAACAACTTAACAGGAAGGATTCCAGACGGCACACAGCTCCAGAGCTTCAATGCTTCAAGCTTCGTCGGTAACCATCTCTGTGGCCTGCCATTGACAAACAGCTGCAGTGAAGGAGGAATTGAAGAGATGAATGAGAAAGCTGCAGAGATTGAGTGGTTTTATGTGATGTTGTCATTGAGTTATGCAGTGGGATTTTCAGTGGCTTGTACAGCATTAGTGTTGAAGAAGGCGTGGAGAGTTGCATATTTTGGGTTGATAGAGAGGATGTGGATAAGATTCACAACATCTACATAG
- the LOC125218200 gene encoding transcription factor VIP1-like → MFTGKPVNSGPYFPGRAELDQMPDTPTRRAQHRRAQSETQFRFLDLDEILLDDDVMVELNLDLPPSLLPPASDAAPLRSLSLDADFFDGLKVDAPPPPKHRHSNSMEGLSELALLDPKRAKRILANRQSAARSKERKTRYTSELERKVQTLQTEATTLSAQITVLQRDAGGLTAANKELKLKLQALQQQAELREALNDSLRNELQHLKIAAGQAPSPHYFANHQSQQQRLSSHNDAPE, encoded by the exons ATGTTCACCGGAAAGCCCGTGAACTCTGGCCCCTACTTCCCGGGCCGGGCCGAGCTCGACCAGATGCCAGACACCCCAACCCGCCGCGCCCAGCACCGCCGCGCGCAGTCGGAGACCCAATTCCGCTTCCTCGACCTCGACGAGATCCTCCTCGACGACGACGTCATGGTGGAGCTCAATCTCGACCTTCCCCCGTCGCTCCTCCCGCCGGCGAGCGACGCCGCGCCGCTGAGGAGTTTGTCGCTGGATGCCGACTTCTTCGACGGGCTCAAGGTGGATGCTCCACCGCCGCCAAAGCATCGGCATAGCAACTCCATGGAAGGGCTTTCCGAACTCGCTCTGCTTGACCCCAAAAGAGCTAAAAG GATTCTTGCGAATAGGCAATCCGCAGCCCGATCAAAAGAGCGTAAAACCCGTTACACGAGTGAGCTCGAGAGGAAGGTTCAGACTCTGCAAACTGAAGCAACCACACTATCAGCTCAGATTACAGTGTTGCAG AGAGATGCCGGTGGATTGACAGCTGCGAACAAGGAACTCAAGCTTAAGCTGCAGGCTTTGCAGCAGCAAGCAGAGCTGAGAGAAG CTCTGAATGATTCGCTGAGGAATGAGCTGCAGCATCTCAAGATTGCAGCCGGCCAAGCTCCGTCTCCCCACTACTTTGCTAACCACCAATCGCAGCAGCAGCGGCTCAGCAGCCACAATGATGCTCCAGAGTGA
- the LOC125219496 gene encoding electron transfer flavoprotein subunit alpha, mitochondrial, giving the protein MTIQALLGSIRRRSFATRVAHSSRFLSTLVLGEHKGGSIEASSLCAVEAAKRLGGDNSVSLLLAGSGPSLQEAAAHAACFHPSISKVLLADSERFTYALAEPWAKLVHLVQQKHSYSHIIAGSGSFGKNVLPRAAALLDVSPITDVTEISGSNLFVRPIYAGNALSTVRYTGSNPCMLTIRATSFPTGMAPASVSNDKCIEKIDLSAFSEDDADGKSRYVSISSQDTERPDLANARIVVTGGRGLKSAENFKMIEKLAEKLGAAVGATRAAVDAGFVPNELQVGQTGKIVAPELYMAFGVSGAIQHLAGIRDSKVIVAVNKDADAPIFQVADYGLVGDLFDIIPELLEKLPEKK; this is encoded by the exons ATGACAATTCAAGCTCTGCTCGGATCGATTCGGAGGCGTTCGTTTGCTACTCGCGTGGCTCATTCTTCGCGATTT CTTAGCACTCTGGTTTTGGGGGAGCACAAGGGGGGATCCATCGAGGCGTCTTCGTTGTGTGCAGTGGAGGCTGCTAAGCGTTTGGGTGGAGACAATTCTGTGTCTTTGCTCCTTGCTGGTTCGGGTCCTTCCTTGCAGGAGGCTGCTGCTCATGCTGCTTGCTTCCACCCTTCCATTTCTAAG GTCCTTCTTGCTGATTCGGAGAGGTTCACATATGCTCTAGCAGAACCATGGGCTAAACTGGTGCATCTTGTACAGCAGAAACATAGCTATTCTCACATAATTGCTGGATCAGGTTCTTTTGGAAAGAATGTTCTCCCTCGTGCAGCAGCACTTCTCGATGTTTCACCTATCACCGATGTTACAGAGATTAGCGGCTCGAATCTTTTTGTTAG GCCAATATATGCTGGAAATGCACTTAGTACTGTTCGATACACCGGTTCAAACCCTTGTATGCTGACTATTAGAGCTACTTCATTTCCTACGGGAATGGCGCCAGCTTCAGTTTCAAATGACAAATGTATCGAAAAGATTGATCTTTCAGCCTTCAGCGAAG ATGATGCAGATGGAAAATCGAGGTATGTAAGCATCTCCTCTCAGGATACAGAACGCCCAGATCTGGCAAACGCACGCATTGTTGTCACTGGAGGGCGAGGTCTAAAAAGTGCtgagaattttaaaatgatcGAGAAGCTTGCTGAGAAACTTGGTGCTGCAG TTGGAGCCACTCGTGCTGCAGTTGATGCAGGATTTGTTCCAAATGAACTCCAG GTTGGTCAGACCGGGAAAATTGTTGCTCCGGAACTATACATGGCTTTTGGTGTTTCTGGAGCTATTCAACACTTAGCTGGAATTAGAGATTCAAAAGTCATCGTTGCTGTTAATAAAGATGCTGATGCACCGATATTTCAG GTTGCGGATTATGGACTTGTGGGTGACCTTTTTGATATCATACCGGAATTGTTAGAGAAACTTCCTGAGAAAAAATAG